A region of the Candidatus Peregrinibacteria bacterium genome:
CTCAGAGATTGCAAAGTCGGAAGGCGTTAAGAGGCAAGGTCGAAATATCATTGTTGAGTTCAGACCAACTGGACAAAAGAAAGGCTAATCGCATCCATTTTTTATTTTATTTTCTTTCTATGGGAAAAATCGGAAAAGTAGGCAAGCAGAAAAATAGATCTGCTGCAAAAAAAAGACTTGTCAAGACTGGTTCAGGAAAATGGCGCATGCAAAAATCTTCCCGCAACCATCTTCTGCTGCAAAAATCGAAAAGACAAAAGAAACTTGCAGAAAAACCTATCATATTGAGTCCGGGAGAAGCGAAAAGAGCAACAAGGCTTCTTCCACACTATTAATTATTCTTTTTCTTATATTTTATGAGAGTGAGCCACAGCGTCTCATCGCGAAAACGACACAGAAAACTTCTCAAACTCGCCAAGGGATATCGTTGGAAGCGAAGTAATGTTTTTTCATATGCAAAAAATGCCGTCATGAAGGCGGGGCTTTATGCCTATGAGCACAGACGGTCTAAAAAACGCGATTACAGAAAAGTCTGGATCGCCCGAATCTCGGCCGCGTTACAGCTCATGGGCATGAATTACTCCACTTTTCAACACGCTATGACAAAAAAAATGATCATTCTCAATCGAAAGGTTCTCTCGAATATGGCGATTGAATATCCAGAAGTATTTGAGTCGATCGTAAAGGAAGCCATTAAAAGCTAGGGGAAAATTTTCTTGTTGACAGATTGAATTTTATGATATAAAATATTTTCCTTTCGATTGTTTTTTTGGACAGCACGAAAGGGAAATGCCAAATTTGCAC
Encoded here:
- a CDS encoding 50S ribosomal protein L35 — translated: MGKIGKVGKQKNRSAAKKRLVKTGSGKWRMQKSSRNHLLLQKSKRQKKLAEKPIILSPGEAKRATRLLPHY
- the rplT gene encoding 50S ribosomal protein L20, which translates into the protein MRVSHSVSSRKRHRKLLKLAKGYRWKRSNVFSYAKNAVMKAGLYAYEHRRSKKRDYRKVWIARISAALQLMGMNYSTFQHAMTKKMIILNRKVLSNMAIEYPEVFESIVKEAIKS